From the Hordeum vulgare subsp. vulgare chromosome 1H, MorexV3_pseudomolecules_assembly, whole genome shotgun sequence genome, the window ctgtggtacgtcattaaaattgccCCTAAAGttggcataaattacccaccatgccactcgTAAGTCAAAAAACGATTCAGTTTTTTCCTTTCCGAAATCGTGTATGCTTTGTTCTTTTATAATGTGTGATACTAAGAAAACTCAAAGACACGTACATATCATGGTGGCTAAGTCGTAACCATTCCAGCGGAGAGACTCTCAACGCTTTCCCCATCCTCTCCTTTTCTCACGTAAGAACTCCCTCACATATATGTCTGGCTTGCTtcgctattttttttatttggtttttgtcttttTTTCCTCATTCTGCTTTCTTCCATCTTTAAACCAGTTCGgaattttcaaattttaaaaGTTGTGAGTTTTCAAAACATGTTCGAGAAATCTTAAAATATAtgtgaattcaaaaaaataacaaaatcataatttttttggggatttaaaAAAGTTGGTAGTTTTTGCCAATCTGTACGCAAATTATAAAAAATAACTGCGATCTGGGAAAAATGGTTACGAAATAAAATCATGTtcaggattttgaaaaaaaaaatagtGTATTCAAAACATATTCAGGAATATAAAAAAATGTCCATGAAACTTTAGAAAATATTCACATAAATTAAGAAAATCAATTTTCAAATTTGTTCCCAAAAAGCTCGTatgttcaaaaaatgtttgcTGAGTTAAAAATTGTTcatcaattcaaaaaatgtttgtaaaaaTATAATGTAcggtatttttttgaaaaaatccaAGTTTTTTTCCAAAAAATGTCGATTCGGAAAGCCGTTCACCGATTGAATAAACTTTTATGTCTAGGATTTGAGTAGTATTATGAAAGTATTTATATGTCTAGGCGTTGGAAATAGTTCATGGTCGATGAGATTTGTTTTTAAAGTTGTAAACATTTCCTTGCGCAACATAATGAAAGGTGGGGTGTGCAGTGATAAGCTCATAGCCTTGGTATTTACCACGTTAAATACATTGTGATCACGTGAACATCGTTACCATCATCatcgaggaaagaaaaaaaatgacaaCTTGATGAGCAACCGTGTTAAAATATGAGATACTTTTATGTCAGAGTATTGAGTCATACTTATTTGATTAGCGTATAATTCTTTTTGTCTCCCGTTGCAACACGTCTAACCCTTCTATCAACGGCGGAGCTACGTTGTATGCTGCAGGGgccatgccccccccccccccccaaagctgGATAAAttttgtaaaagaaaaaaaattagaatAGAAGATTAAAGAAAATATAGACTTTTGACCCCCTTAAGCATCCATATTTTTTGTCCCCCCCCCTCCCCCTAAAACATTTGACCAAGCTCCGCCAGTGCCTTCTATTATACATTAAATGAGAGTTAGACAAGGAAAACCAAATCTATGACGTTTCAACAATTGAACTCTTTATTCTCAAAGTCTATGATTTTGATATTTTTGTGCAGCTTTGAAATTGGCAGGTATTTCATCATAAAAATTTAAACACACATACATTACATGCATCCTTGTATTTGTTGTATATATGTGGATATTTTTCAGAACTTTTTGAAACTGAGAAGTTTGAATattgaatttttcaaaatttcagCCTCCGAAAAGCCTTTAAAAAATAATTAACGTTTTCTTTCATTTTGATCGTGTAAGCAATGCAAAGCTGGCAGTAGGAGTAGTACAATGGAGTAgcacattttattttattttcgagAAAAAGGCACATATTCTATTCGATCTGTCTAACTTCCGCGCGCTCACGCACACACGGGCGTCAGTGCACGACGACGAGGGGGCTTTGGACCGTGTGCGTATCCGACTCCCAGATCAAAAACCCTTCTGCAACCTCCAGCCCATGTTGGCTCACTTTGAAGGTGAGCTTCTCCCCGGGCCGCGAGAAGGACAGCGACTTGGGCGAGAAATCCAGCCCCACGTCACGGGCCATGGACAACCTGCCGGTGTATTCCCCCGCCGGACCCACGTTCGTCAGCGTCCGCCGCACCGTGGTGTTCGCCGGCACCACGATGCTGGGGTAGTTGAGCTCGAAGTCCGACAGATGGGCCACGGTCTTGCAATTCAAGCTCAAGTCCTGGATGATGTCTTGCacggcgtagtcgtcgtcgtcgtcgagcgTCGCGAAAAGATGGCAAACGTAGCCGGCGTAGTCTCTGACCTCCATGTCATAGACCAGCCCCGGATCGACAGCCCGCGTAGCGTTGACTTGCCCCGCGCCTGCAGCGAAGGCTCTCGCCGGCTGGTGCTTCTCGTCCATGATCCGGTTGCCGTCGTTATCCAGGTCATCTGCCGTGGTCATTATGGCGGACCTGAtcgccgccggcgaccactcCGGGTGCACGCTCTTGAGAAGTGCGACCACGCCGCTGATGTGCGGCGCCGCCATCGACGTCCCTGACTTGAATCTGAAAGGCCCCCGGTCTGGACTCGCCGTCGCGGCGGCGAGGATGTTGAGCCCCGGCGCCAGGATGTCAGGCTTCAAGATGTGTGGGTTGGTGCGGCTCGGGCCTCGGCTGGAGAAGTGGGCGACCGTGGGCGACTGACCGACGCCGACCCGCGTGCCCTTGAAGAACGCCTGCGCCGCGGCGTCCGGATACCGGCTGTAATCCTTGAGCTTGTGGCCGACGGCGGCGGGCTCCTGCACGACGGAGGACCCGTACTCCCTGAAGCTCAAGGAGAAACCAGATTTCTCCCGGCCGATCAGCACGACGTGAGCCGCACCATTGTCGTAGAGGTTTTTGATGATGCGGGCCTGAGCGGCAACGTTAACCCTGGCTTCATCGCATATCACGATGTGGCCCCTCGTGCGTTGAGCGCTCACGTTCTTGCACAGGTTACCCTCGCCGGGGTAGTGGAGGGGTTGGAAAGCTGTCGAGTTCATCCCCTGCACCAGTGCCTCTCCTTCGACCATGTCGCCCGACTCCAGCACAAGGTCGGCGGCGAGCCTCCGGTCCACCGACCCGGCGCCCACCGTGATCTCCCACGGCATGTCGTTCTTGACGGTGGACGGATCGGGGCCGTCGTTGCCAGCAGAGGTAACGACGACGACGCCCTTGGCAACCGCGCGGAATGCGCCGATGGCCACAACGTCCTTGTTGAGCGGTACTCCCGCTTTACGACCGAGGGAGATGGAGATGATATCGACCCCATCGCGCACCGCCGTGTCCATCGCATCAACCACGTTCGAACGGAGGCACCCGCTAGGTCTGCAGGCCTTGTACGCGGCCAGGTGTGCGCCGGGAGCGATCCCGGCGGCCGTCCCGGCGGCCTGTCCGTGGGACGACGAGGCATTGGCGACGAAGTTGCCCGCCGCAATGGACGCCACGTGCGTGCCGTGGCCGGTCTCATCGGCAGGGTTGTAGTCCACGAAGGACCTGACGCCGATAAGCTTGTTGTTGCAGCGGACGCCCCTGTCCGTGCCCGTGCACGCGCCCTTCCACCTGGCGGGCGGCGGCGAGACGCCCGCGTCGCCGAAGGAGGGGTGGCGCGAGTCGATGCCGGAGTCGATCACCCCGATGATGATCCCTTTGCCGTAGCTGGATTGCGCCCACATGCCGGCGTCCTTGGTCAGACCGAGGAACTCCGGCGTGCGGGTCGTCGTGGGGTACATCATCTCGTCCGGGAACCAGCGCCCGAAGCCGGGTTTCCTGGACGCGGCGTCCAGCTCCTCCTCGGTCAGCAAGGCGGCGAATCCGTGGAAGATGGTCTTGTACGAGCGGACGAGCCGCGGCTCGCCGTGGGCGGTCACGTCGTCGGGGAGGAAGGACCGGTACCAGCCCTGGCGCGCTTCGTCGTCCATGACATGGGCGTCCGCTCGAGGCTTGAGCAGGATGATGTACGTCTTGTACTCCGAGGACGACGACGTCGGCTCTGCTGCCACGGGGCTCGGAGGGGAGGATGAGTGGTCGGTGTAGGAATGGGCGGGTGGTGGAGTGGAGAGGAGGACGGTGGCACACAGGCAGAGTGCAAGTGCTACGGGCGCCATTGCCATGGCCATTGAGCACCACCTCGTTGATTACGGCGAGGATCGGAGCAAATTAAGGTGGAGCGCGGCAGGCTTGCTTATATGGGCAACATGTATGGGTAATGTGGTCCGGCCGGCGCTAACTTCGTCGCTCTTGATTCAGAAACAAAGAAAGTATGCTATATACAGTATCATGAAAACACGGAAGTAAATAAAAAAGCAGAAATGCTGCTGTTGAATTGATACTATCCGTGATTTTTTGTGGGTATATTAAATGTGTTTCTTATTTTCGTTAAGCTACAATCCCGCCATGCATGGAATTATTTCATTTTGTTAGCACTTGACACATGctagctagtactactactaggtaGGAGTATTTAGAATTTATTTCCGAATTTCACATCAAAAGTTGCCTTTTATCATGACGAATAATATTACAGTAGTCTTTTATGCACATAATTATGCAGATTGTTTTTTTAAGAAAAATTCCAATCTATATATCCTGTCGTGACacggaaataataataaaatacatCAATGACCAACAGATCTAACCTTTTTTTGGCAGAGTACAATCAAAGTCGCTCACATACACAACTGTATACTCACACCTATGAACGCACGCACACACTCCCTACCTCTATTTGCACCTTCAAAAGACAAAGCcggcacatcatcacatcaccgGAAGACCTGGAATAAGTTCAGGAAAATGCAAGCACCAACTTCAAGTATGGGACTTGAACTCTGATGGGCAGGGGATACCACAGTCCTCCCAACCATCCAACCACGTATCCTGTCATGACACggaaataataaaaattacatgaaTGACCAACAAATCCAACCTTGATGTATAGAAGCATgtcatttttttaaaataaagagtatggcatttttatagtagaagcatgaattttttttaaacacaGCAGACATTTTTTTGTAGATAAAtgacatttttttgttttgaagaGCATGGTATTTTTTTATAAAGAGCACGTCACTTCTATTGTAGAAGCAAGGCATTTTCTATTCGAGAGAAAATTGCATTTTTTATTACAAAGAGCATGGCATTTTTAGTTGTAAAAGCatatcatctctttggcgagaatGTCATTTTTCCTAGAACAATGTCATTTTTATTCTGAAGAACAAGGCAGTTATTATTTTAAGAACATGACATTTTTCATCCATGTCTTTTTAAGAACATGACATCTAACAAAAATAGTGCATGCCATTTTATGACAAAAAGAATTTAGAGTATgtaattttaaaatatttttatcatGTTTTATATTCTTAGTGTGAAGACATTTTAGTTattttcattcttgtcatctttactctttactagcaaaaggacccgtacgttgcaacgggaaaaaaagAAATCATAATCTCCAGTGTCTATTAGCACATTTTACTGTATGACCGAGATAAACTATAACTCTCAATTTCGTAAAATCAAAAACATTTTATAAACTCTTGAACAAATTTGATAtcctgaacatttttcaaattcatgaacacttTTATAATTTCCGAACATTTTTCAATTAATGAACATTTTATACTATTTGCAAAAAATATAAAagtgtgaacatttttaaaaattcctTGATTCGGCGAACATTACTAGAATGAGTAAACTatatttttcaaatttaaaaccaaTGGTGGAACATTAATTTGGAAATTGGTGGAACAATATTTTCAAATTCACAAATaatttttgaaatgcatgatctTTTTTTGGATAACAGAACATTTTATGAATGAATAAACTGTTTTGTAAGTGACGAACAGTTTTTGAATTTTTGGGATACTTTTCCATTAATGAAAATTTTCTCAATTGGTGAAATTTTATTCAATTTCACGAACATTTTTTAATACACGAACTTTATACTAGAAAATAATGAACACATTTTGATTGAAAATCAAAATTGTAATCATTTTTGAATAAGAAAATGTTTGTTTATaaaatcacaaacattttttaaatacacaaacattttatgatttATTATTAGACATTTTACTTCAATATTATAATTGATTTAAATTTTCGTCATATTCTTAAGTCCAAGTTAtttaaaattgaaaaaaaaaattaaaacaaaaaatggaatttgaaAAACAGGCCGGCCAGACATGGGTGGGCCCAAACAGGGGTGGTACGTCGTCTCCCAGAGCCCAGAGCAATAGGAGGTTACTCCTGCATGGGCCGGCTCAGACGTGGGCATTCCCTTATGTGAAACGTCTTTTTTATCACATATAGATGATATTGGTGGGATGTTTCAAAAAAAAAGATGATATTGGTGGGTAATATTTTGTAACTTTGACGTACCGCAAGAAATAATAGCCCCCTTATTATTACTAGTACATGTACCCATATGTTGCGCAAGATATAAAATTGACGTATTTAGTGAAATATCCATTAACACGGCCTAACAACATTTGAATTGTGCATGGCTACCACATAGAGGCGCACACTAAGGTCTAGTAGAAATTCATATCGATAGTACATTAAGAAGCATGCTATCCAGACAATACTTTTCATGCAACAATTCTTAGCTTAAAGAGACTGATTTTCAAtttaatactgatgcattatTTGTAAATTGAAGCAATGTTTGAAATTTACACCAAGTAAAGAAAAAAATTCTCAATAAAAGCATTATATTAAATGCATTTCAGGTTATCTCTCGATACGCATAAGCTTGAAAATTAATTTAAAATTTTGTCTACTCTAAGCGAAATGACCCTAGTTTCTTGCATGTAACTTGACGCTTACAAAGCGCCTCTCACCTTCCTCGTTGCTTATATCTGTTGCACATAACGGTCGCAtgttgcacaacaacgcatatATGTGTGCCCCTTCAATGTCCCTCTGTATTAATAGATTTTCATTATTGCATTGCATGCATGCCACGACCTTGATATTAATACCAATTTATTTTCGTTATTCTCACCTTCATATTTTTTTATTCTCGATTCTTTTGTTTATCCTCAAACCCTTTGTCCTCTCCTTTCTTTATTACTACTATATGCCTATTGAAACCGATCATTTATACTTCCTCCTATCCATATAGGCCCTTCTAAGATACTTCAAATTTACAAAGGCTGTATAAATAATTATATTGTGTGTTAGCATTTTCTAAAATATGCCATCACAATTGTATTATGCACTAAATAAAATCTTAAAGTGGTTAATAGTAACAAATAATAGCATTATTGAAAACTACACAATTGTTTGATCAATTATATATACAAATTATTTTAATTCAAATTACGGTTGCAAAGTTATGGTGTGATCATGTTTAACATATTTTTTGTAAATAATAAAAGACCAGAGATCTAAATGGGTCGAAAACAAAACGAACATACGGCGAATACTAACCAGTGCGAACTAGCGCAAGATAGCGTATAATGTAATTGAGCCAAAGCCCAACAGAAAAAGATGCTTAATGTGTGACGCGGGTTATTTAAAGAAAGAAGAGATTTTTTTATAAAACGTATGATTGACGGACAAAAATACTCCTTTTATATTAGTAGAGAGGAAAATAAGGTATAGACTATAGAGATATAGATAtagagggtaaaacgatggggtttatccatattagttgagtttactttgtctacatcatatcatcttactccaagcattacttcgtttatcatgaacttaatacgtagagaggcaagcatagaaatattcttgaagtgaagtaatagtaatagatgtaggcaggagtcgacctatttgtttatgaacgtgatgcctatatttacatgatccttGCTGTGAGAATCGCATAACTATGagttcttctatcaattgcttaacagtaatttgtttacccaccgtatgcttctgtaacgaccaaaccttgaaggatttgagtctctgtgctttactgtgctagtccctggatcaactcgctagcacacacagtatagatgaaaaccaaaatagcaagtgcatcatttattatagcgtatgatccagaatttataaaatataacaatctgcatagcacttagctagctttatactaataaacagcggaaaagtagcagaataataacgatgagtcccatcatagcccactggcgatgttgagtgaagactcacgaccctaacggtaccttactcctcgtctgaatatcctgcaacatgatacgttgcagccatataggtcaatactttgaatgtattggcaagttacacaggaaaagaaatataacagacctacatgtatatgcatagtataacaaaagaaaggctgatggttattttgcagaaagctgattttatcctcatagctacctaatagtcaagttttaatttgtttgctacaataactcacatatggttgaattggcatctccaactccaacctatcaccattattaagtttcccatcaagttttattaagtgagtcatctgtcaagatcatccaacaactgtaatggtctagctgctcaaaattgtccataaccggggacacggctaatcatgattagtttatacactctgcagaggttagtacgctgtacccactggacccaacccgaagattgagacgaagtctttcaaaagcagtcacctagtcccacaggaggcccatcccacctatcatagctacatcagctggcacatccgggtaaggtttccacgactgatcaactaagccagagc encodes:
- the LOC123400656 gene encoding subtilisin-like protease 4; amino-acid sequence: MAMAPVALALCLCATVLLSTPPPAHSYTDHSSSPPSPVAAEPTSSSSEYKTYIILLKPRADAHVMDDEARQGWYRSFLPDDVTAHGEPRLVRSYKTIFHGFAALLTEEELDAASRKPGFGRWFPDEMMYPTTTRTPEFLGLTKDAGMWAQSSYGKGIIIGVIDSGIDSRHPSFGDAGVSPPPARWKGACTGTDRGVRCNNKLIGVRSFVDYNPADETGHGTHVASIAAGNFVANASSSHGQAAGTAAGIAPGAHLAAYKACRPSGCLRSNVVDAMDTAVRDGVDIISISLGRKAGVPLNKDVVAIGAFRAVAKGVVVVTSAGNDGPDPSTVKNDMPWEITVGAGSVDRRLAADLVLESGDMVEGEALVQGMNSTAFQPLHYPGEGNLCKNVSAQRTRGHIVICDEARVNVAAQARIIKNLYDNGAAHVVLIGREKSGFSLSFREYGSSVVQEPAAVGHKLKDYSRYPDAAAQAFFKGTRVGVGQSPTVAHFSSRGPSRTNPHILKPDILAPGLNILAAATASPDRGPFRFKSGTSMAAPHISGVVALLKSVHPEWSPAAIRSAIMTTADDLDNDGNRIMDEKHQPARAFAAGAGQVNATRAVDPGLVYDMEVRDYAGYVCHLFATLDDDDDYAVQDIIQDLSLNCKTVAHLSDFELNYPSIVVPANTTVRRTLTNVGPAGEYTGRLSMARDVGLDFSPKSLSFSRPGEKLTFKVSQHGLEVAEGFLIWESDTHTVQSPLVVVH